From Thermoplasma sp. Kam2015, one genomic window encodes:
- a CDS encoding aldehyde dehydrogenase family protein yields the protein MIWTRNTYTGEVLATYDEEDANGVLEKIKNLKEYQKRWRKDLGERIEVLKRARINFEQHIDDLSKLMTMEMGKPISQSVSEIKKSIWLMDYVIENAERFLSKEIVKTEARMSYIRFDPIGTVLIIMPWNFPVWQVMRAAVPALAAGNTVILKHASIVSGTSLKIQDLFDTEAFRSTITSGKTASEMIPYVDGVSFTGSTATGSAIAEKAGKNIKKFVMELGGSDPFIVLDDYNLKDAIKNAVFGRLQNNGQSCIASKRFIVNRKIADEFIAGLREEFSRTKIGDPLNPDTFLGPLSSTEQKETVLRQISDLKPKSDIVIGGDSNGNIVMPTILRTDVPYQEEIFGPVAVVKIFDTYDEAVRLANETPFGLGSSIWGNPDEAEKLVPDIEAGMVFINKIVASDPRLPFGGVKKSGIGRELSRYGMIEFTNIKTVWIN from the coding sequence ATGATCTGGACGAGGAATACATACACTGGAGAGGTACTTGCCACCTACGATGAGGAAGATGCGAATGGTGTGCTGGAGAAGATAAAAAATCTCAAGGAGTATCAGAAGAGGTGGAGAAAGGATCTGGGTGAAAGGATCGAAGTCCTCAAAAGGGCAAGAATAAACTTTGAACAGCATATCGATGATCTTTCAAAGCTTATGACCATGGAGATGGGAAAGCCAATCTCTCAAAGCGTGTCAGAGATAAAGAAGTCAATATGGCTGATGGATTACGTTATTGAAAACGCGGAGAGATTTCTGTCTAAGGAGATCGTGAAGACTGAGGCCAGGATGAGCTATATCAGATTCGATCCTATCGGAACCGTTCTCATCATAATGCCATGGAATTTCCCTGTCTGGCAGGTCATGCGTGCAGCTGTGCCCGCTCTTGCGGCTGGAAATACCGTGATACTTAAACATGCATCTATCGTTTCCGGCACGAGCCTGAAGATCCAAGATCTTTTTGATACCGAAGCCTTCAGATCAACGATCACCAGCGGAAAGACTGCCTCTGAAATGATACCATACGTAGATGGCGTCTCATTCACTGGATCTACAGCGACAGGTTCCGCCATAGCAGAAAAGGCTGGCAAAAACATTAAGAAGTTCGTTATGGAGCTCGGCGGTTCTGATCCGTTCATAGTCCTTGATGACTATAACCTGAAAGATGCCATAAAGAATGCAGTTTTTGGGCGTCTACAGAATAACGGCCAGAGCTGCATTGCATCGAAACGATTCATAGTGAATAGGAAAATAGCTGATGAATTCATAGCTGGCCTGAGGGAGGAGTTTTCAAGGACGAAGATAGGCGATCCCCTTAATCCGGATACTTTCCTCGGGCCGCTTTCCAGTACAGAACAGAAGGAGACAGTTTTAAGGCAGATATCAGATCTTAAGCCTAAATCTGACATCGTAATAGGCGGAGATTCTAATGGTAACATAGTGATGCCTACGATTCTTCGAACAGATGTGCCGTATCAGGAGGAAATATTCGGGCCAGTTGCGGTGGTGAAGATCTTTGATACTTACGACGAGGCCGTACGCCTTGCCAATGAAACACCGTTTGGGCTTGGATCTTCAATATGGGGAAATCCTGACGAGGCAGAAAAACTGGTTCCGGACATCGAAGCAGGAATGGTTTTCATCAACAAGATCGTGGCCTCAGATCCGCGTTTGCCGTTTGGTGGTGTCAAAAAGAGCGGTATAGGGCGTGAATTATCCAGGTACGGTATGATCGAATTCACCAACATAAAGACTGTATGGATCAACTGA
- a CDS encoding threonine--tRNA ligase — MPDSAVHVRKGQRYIDVIKDRNVVAVRIDNTLHDLRDVADGDVDAVPVSIYSEDGLQILRHSAAHLLANAVTNLYPDALPNTGPVVENGFYYDFDMKPIGEEDLAKIEDEMHRIQKENVPIEKIVYPKDELIRIFARNPYKLRIIEDNVSDASSVYRQGNFVDLCLGPHVPSTGYIRAFKLLNIASAVYKYDESKTLVRIYGTAFPDEKSLKEYLHNLEEAKRRDHRKILSEMDLAVFNSEWAPGFPMYTQYGQMIRKELLAYMDQMNRKNGWLDVWTPHVFRDTIWKQSGHYAKYRPNMYLFTLPDGDSYGIKPMNCPGHIAIFSRRKYSYRDLPVRYSEPGTVYRYEKSGEVGGLTRPRAFTQDDGHAFLRMDQIGEEIRTLLNMVRETFTTLFGNIELSFDLSVIDRDHPENYLVSYVCRNCGNRIEGARGTDIECPVCHSHDLEADLSVWDNATEQLRGALRSMGIEYKEYPGEAAFYGPKIDVHVKDAIGRMWQLSTIQLDFFMPVNFGLTYTNSDGKEDRVVMVHRAIYGSYERVLAILLEHYAGKLPTWLTPIQAYVIPISGSFDDYARHVHEELMKNGIRSELDTSQDTVSKKIKLIHPYRPSYIVVVGAKEKENESVTARNREGKSKTYGLSEFISVLKKEIEERKVDQAF, encoded by the coding sequence ATGCCAGATTCAGCTGTTCATGTCAGAAAGGGTCAGCGCTACATTGATGTTATAAAGGACAGAAATGTTGTGGCGGTCAGGATCGACAATACCCTGCACGATCTCAGAGATGTGGCCGATGGGGACGTCGATGCAGTACCGGTCAGCATCTATTCTGAGGATGGTCTTCAGATCCTTCGTCATTCCGCGGCACATCTGCTTGCCAATGCCGTTACCAATCTCTATCCGGATGCCCTCCCAAATACCGGTCCGGTTGTGGAAAACGGTTTCTATTATGATTTTGACATGAAGCCCATAGGAGAGGAGGATCTAGCAAAGATAGAAGATGAGATGCACAGAATACAGAAGGAGAATGTACCGATCGAGAAGATCGTGTATCCCAAGGACGAACTGATCAGGATATTTGCCAGAAATCCTTACAAGTTAAGGATAATTGAGGATAATGTATCGGATGCAAGCTCCGTTTACAGGCAGGGCAACTTTGTCGATCTATGCCTTGGACCCCATGTGCCAAGCACCGGTTACATAAGGGCGTTCAAGCTGCTGAACATAGCAAGTGCTGTTTACAAATACGATGAAAGCAAGACCCTTGTCCGCATATATGGAACCGCTTTTCCTGATGAAAAATCTCTGAAGGAATACCTTCACAATCTTGAGGAGGCGAAGAGGCGTGACCACAGGAAGATACTCTCGGAGATGGATCTCGCTGTTTTCAATTCAGAGTGGGCGCCGGGCTTCCCGATGTACACCCAGTATGGCCAGATGATAAGAAAGGAGCTGCTTGCGTATATGGATCAGATGAACAGGAAGAACGGTTGGCTGGACGTGTGGACTCCCCATGTATTCAGGGATACCATATGGAAGCAGAGCGGCCATTACGCAAAATACAGGCCGAACATGTACCTCTTCACGCTGCCGGACGGAGACAGCTACGGCATAAAGCCCATGAACTGCCCGGGGCATATAGCAATATTTTCCAGAAGGAAATACAGCTATAGGGACCTTCCAGTAAGATACTCAGAGCCAGGGACGGTCTACAGATACGAGAAATCTGGTGAAGTCGGCGGTCTCACGAGGCCAAGGGCCTTCACCCAGGATGATGGCCACGCATTCCTGCGCATGGACCAGATAGGAGAGGAGATCAGGACGCTTTTGAACATGGTCAGAGAAACCTTCACCACGCTATTTGGAAATATAGAACTTTCATTCGATCTCAGCGTCATAGATCGTGATCATCCAGAGAATTACCTGGTAAGCTATGTCTGCCGCAACTGCGGTAATCGCATCGAGGGTGCACGCGGTACCGACATAGAGTGCCCTGTGTGCCATTCCCATGATCTTGAGGCCGATCTGTCCGTATGGGACAACGCAACTGAACAGCTCAGAGGTGCGCTCAGATCCATGGGAATCGAATACAAGGAATATCCGGGAGAAGCCGCCTTCTACGGACCGAAGATCGACGTGCATGTAAAAGACGCCATAGGAAGGATGTGGCAGCTGTCAACCATACAGCTTGACTTCTTCATGCCCGTCAATTTTGGACTCACCTATACGAACAGTGACGGCAAGGAGGATCGCGTGGTGATGGTGCACAGGGCCATATATGGAAGCTATGAGAGGGTCCTTGCAATTCTGTTGGAACACTATGCAGGAAAACTACCAACCTGGCTGACGCCCATACAGGCCTACGTCATACCCATAAGCGGCAGCTTCGATGACTACGCTAGGCATGTCCATGAGGAGCTAATGAAGAACGGTATAAGGAGCGAACTCGACACCTCGCAGGACACTGTCAGCAAGAAGATAAAGCTGATCCATCCATATCGCCCTTCTTATATCGTCGTTGTCGGCGCAAAGGAGAAGGAAAACGAGAGCGTAACCGCCAGGAACCGTGAAGGAAAATCGAAGACCTACGGCCTCTCGGAATTCATAAGCGTGTTGAAAAAAGAGATAGAGGAGAGAAAGGTGGATCAGGCCTTCTGA
- a CDS encoding electron transfer flavoprotein subunit beta/FixA family protein — MLNIVVMIKQVPDSSEVEIDPVKMTLNRTKARNVVNAADLNALEFALRIKDKVGANITVISMGPPMADAAIIECMARGADRGILITDRAFAGADTYPTGLTLAATIAKIGNVDIIFGGDETTDSSTGHVGPGVAEFLGIDQITYAKEVDYEDGYVIATRDLEDGDETVKVHTPVLITVLLNSNIPRHQSLRKKIDAIRKGVESWGINELGLKPDWVGLRGSPTIVRSMKAIKEPEHLHKTVPIDQIDTIIADLVSKNIIKVGGK; from the coding sequence ATGCTGAACATAGTTGTTATGATAAAGCAGGTTCCTGACAGCAGCGAGGTGGAAATAGACCCAGTGAAGATGACTCTGAATAGAACTAAGGCCAGAAATGTGGTAAATGCCGCTGATCTGAACGCGCTAGAATTCGCGCTCAGGATAAAGGATAAGGTTGGTGCGAACATAACCGTGATATCGATGGGCCCACCCATGGCCGACGCCGCCATAATTGAATGTATGGCAAGAGGAGCGGATCGTGGTATACTCATAACCGACAGGGCCTTCGCAGGGGCAGATACCTATCCTACGGGTCTGACACTTGCAGCGACCATCGCCAAGATAGGAAATGTCGATATAATCTTTGGTGGAGATGAGACCACAGACTCCAGTACTGGGCATGTAGGGCCGGGTGTCGCTGAATTCCTCGGTATAGATCAGATAACATACGCCAAGGAGGTTGATTACGAAGATGGGTACGTCATAGCCACGAGGGATCTGGAGGATGGCGATGAGACAGTGAAGGTACATACACCGGTACTCATTACAGTTCTGCTGAACTCCAACATTCCAAGGCATCAGAGCCTGAGGAAGAAGATCGATGCCATAAGGAAGGGCGTGGAATCATGGGGTATAAACGAACTGGGCCTGAAGCCTGACTGGGTCGGGCTACGCGGATCGCCAACCATAGTGAGATCCATGAAGGCGATAAAGGAGCCCGAGCACCTCCACAAGACCGTGCCGATCGACCAGATCGATACGATCATCGCGGATCTCGTATCCAAGAACATCATAAAGGTAGGTGGTAAGTGA
- a CDS encoding electron transfer flavoprotein subunit alpha/FixB family protein: MVGLINAIPVANKDEYKNVGVYIEHRGDDIKRSSIEMIGIGKQLARKINEKLICIVIGDKVDGIAKEVGEYGCDIVLAAESPDLADYRTMPYAQIIGDYIAEYKPNIFLLAATRNGRDLASRIAVKERTGITADCTVLDVDENRTLLANRPTYGESTLAEILCRNHRPQMATARPGTFTPAEKEKDHKYEIVKKKVTVDKSMLGKQILKFVPKKATDLTAAKIVVAGGLGLGGPDGFKLLQELADLIGGAVGASRPPVDLGWITRDHQVGQTGQAVRPDLYIAVGISGKPQHIAGMKFSKVIVSINKDPNAEINKISDYIITEDYRKAVPALIDAIKNFGKQKVAEAQKA; this comes from the coding sequence ATGGTAGGCCTAATAAATGCGATACCTGTTGCAAATAAGGACGAGTACAAGAATGTTGGCGTGTACATCGAACACAGGGGAGACGATATAAAGAGATCATCCATAGAGATGATAGGCATAGGCAAGCAGCTTGCAAGGAAGATCAATGAAAAACTTATATGCATCGTTATAGGAGATAAGGTTGACGGTATAGCAAAGGAGGTGGGCGAATACGGCTGCGACATAGTTCTGGCTGCTGAATCTCCGGATCTGGCAGACTACAGGACGATGCCCTATGCCCAGATAATAGGCGATTACATAGCGGAATACAAACCCAATATATTTTTGCTGGCAGCAACCAGGAACGGCAGGGACCTTGCATCAAGAATAGCGGTGAAAGAGAGGACAGGAATAACGGCTGACTGCACGGTACTCGATGTGGATGAGAACAGGACACTTCTGGCTAACCGTCCAACGTATGGGGAAAGCACCCTGGCTGAGATACTCTGCAGAAATCACAGGCCACAGATGGCGACAGCCAGGCCGGGCACATTCACGCCCGCGGAGAAGGAGAAGGATCATAAGTACGAGATAGTGAAGAAGAAGGTCACAGTGGATAAGAGCATGCTCGGGAAGCAGATACTGAAGTTTGTGCCGAAGAAGGCGACCGATCTGACCGCAGCCAAGATAGTCGTGGCGGGCGGTCTTGGGCTTGGCGGCCCTGATGGCTTCAAGCTTCTGCAGGAACTGGCCGATCTCATAGGCGGTGCCGTGGGAGCATCCAGGCCTCCAGTAGACCTCGGCTGGATAACTAGGGATCATCAGGTGGGTCAGACCGGGCAGGCGGTGAGGCCTGATCTGTACATAGCGGTGGGTATATCCGGCAAACCACAGCACATTGCCGGCATGAAGTTCTCCAAGGTGATCGTCAGCATAAACAAGGATCCCAATGCTGAGATAAATAAGATATCAGATTACATAATAACAGAGGATTACAGAAAGGCTGTACCGGCGCTGATAGATGCCATAAAGAATTTTGGAAAACAGAAGGTGGCTGAGGCTCAGAAGGCCTGA